The DNA segment AGAACGTCACCGGGCTGAGGGTCGCGCAGGCCTACACCCGTGAGGAGCGCTCGGCAAGCGACTTCGCCTCGCGCAGCGACGCCTACCGCAGGTCGCGGCTGAGGGCTCAACGCTACGTGGCCACCTACTTCCCTTTCGTGACCCTGCTTTCCGGCGTCGCGGAAGCGGTCGTGCTCGTCGTGGGTGCGACCAGGGTCGCCGACCAGACGCTCTCGCCAGGCGTGCTGCTGGCCTTCCTGCTCTACCTCGGCCTGTTCTTCTCCCCCGTTCAGCAGCTCTCCTCGGTCTTCGACGGCTACCAGCAGGCGAAGGTCGGCCTCCGGCGCATCGGCGAACTGCTGCGCACCCCGACGTCGGTCCCGCAGGCGGCCCATCCCGTGGCGGTACCGGCCGAACTGACCGGCGACGTCGAGTTCGACAACGTCGACTTCGCCTACCCCGGCACCGACATCAAGGCGCTCGAAGGTGTGAACCTGCGAGTCCCGGCAGGCCGGACAGTCGCGCTGGTCGGTGCGACCGGAGCCGGAAAGTCCACAGTGGTCAAACTCGTTGCCCGCTTCTACGACAGCACGGGAGGTTCCGTTCGCATCGACGGCGTCGACGTGCGCGACTACGACCTGCCAGGACTGCGGGCACGGCTCGGCGTGGTGCCGCAGGAGGCCCACCTGTTCTCCGGCACCGTCGCCGACAACGTGCGCTACGGCCGACCTTCGGCCGCCGACGCCGAAGTGGAGGCCGCGGTGCGATCCGTCGGCGCGCTCGAAGGCATCGCCGCGCTGCCGTCGGGTTTCCGGCAACCGGTCGGCGAGCGGGGAAGAGCGCTTTCGGCAGGACAACGGCAACTCGTGGCGCTGGCGAGGGCGGAGCTGGTCGACCCTGACGTTCTGCTGCTCGACGAGGCGACCGCCGCACTCGATCCCGCGACGGAGGCCGTCGTGCTGAGGGCGACGGAGGCGATCACCAGAAAGCGGACGACGTTCGTGGTCGCTCACCGGCTCGGCACAGCGGCGCGAGCCGACGAGATCGTCGTACTCGACCACGGCAAGGTCGTCGAGCAGGGCAGCCACGAGGAATTGCTCGCGGAGGACGGGTACTACGCGAGGCTGTGGCGGCTCAGTGCGGAATCGCCGACCGCGTGAACGCGTACGCGACACGCTGGCGGTTGGTTGCCTCGACACCCGAGCTTGGGTGATTAATCACGGTCGCGGCCACCCCGCCGGAGCGCCGATCGGGCCGCAAGGCCACCACGAACCGCACTCGGCCGAACACCGGACCTTGATCGGAATCGATCGCATAATCGATTAAGTGACATATGCCAAGGCTCGCCCGGCTCCGTTGCCGGACTTCGGTGACAAGGGCTTGTACGAGGGGGTTAGCCTGGTAGGCGCGTAATCGGACAACCAGATCGAGACGGATAGAGGCGAGTCCAAGCCGTGTCCAGCAGCAGCCCTGCGTCACAGTTCGGCCCAAACGAATGGCTCGTCGAGGAAATGTACGACCAGTTCCTCGCCGACCCATCCTCAGTAGACGCCGCGTGGCATGACTTCTTTGCCGACTTCACGCCGACACAAGGAGGCGAGTCGAAGCAGGGAACCGCGGACGGCAACGGCAAGGCAGCCGCGAATCAGGCGAGCACGCCGCCACCCGCGCGCCCCGCCGCTCAACCAGCGCAACCGGCACAAAAGGCACAGCCCGCTCCTCCGGCGAAACCCGCCGAGACCGCGAAGGCTGCTCCCGCCAAGGCGACCCCTGCCAAGGCAGCGCCAGCCAAGAGCGCACCCGCCGCGAAATCCGCCAAGTCCGACGACTCCAAGTCGTCGGGAGCCGAGCGCAAGCCGCTGCGTGGCGCGGCCGCCGCCATCGCGAAGAACATGGACGCGTCGCTGACCGTCCCGACGGCAACCAGTGTGCGCGCGGTGCCCGCCAAGCTCATGGCGGACAACCGCATCGTCATCAACAACCACCTCAAGCGCACGCGCGGAGGGAAGATCTCCTTCACGCACCTCATCGGTTACGCGATGGTGCGGGGACTGCGCGACTTCCCGAACATGAACCGGCACTACGAGGTTGTCGACGGTAAGCCGAACGCCGTCACCCCCGAGCACGTCAACCTCGGCCTCGCCATCGACATGAAGGGCAAGGAGGGCCAGCGCACGCTGGTCGTCGCCTCCATCAAGAACACGGAGAACATGACGTTCCTCCAGTTCTGGCAGGCATACGAGGACATCGTCAAGAAGGCGCGCAACAACAAGCTGACCGCCGACGACTTCGCCGGAACGACGATCTCGCTGACCAATCCCGGCGGCATCGGCACCAACCACTCCGTGCCGAGGCTGCAAGCGGGCCAGGGCGCCATCATCGGCGTCGGCGCGATGCAGTACCCGGCCGCGTTCGAGGGCACGAGCGAGAAGACGCTCGTCGACCTCGGCGTCAGCAAGATCATGACGCTGACCTCGACCTACGACCACCGGATCATCCAGGGCGCCGAGTCGGGCGAGTACCTCAAGCGCATCCACGAGCTGCTGCTCGGCGGCGACGGGTTCTACGACGACATCTTCACGTCGCTCCGGCTGCCGTACGAGCCGGTGCGCTGGGTCAACGACATCCCCGAAGGCGAGATCGACAAGACGGCGCGGGTGCTCGAACTGATCGACGCCTACCGCACGCGCGGCCACCTGATGGCCGACACCGATCCGCTGAACTACCGCCAGCGCAGGCACGAGGACCTCGACGTCCTCTCCCACGGGCTGACTCTGTGGGACCTGGACCGCGAGTTCGCCGTCGGCGGTTTCGCGGGACAGCAGCGCATGAAGCTGCGCGACATCCTCGGCGTGCTGCGCGACTCCTACTGCCGCACCGTCGGCGTCGAGTACACGCACATCCTCGACCCCGACGAGCGGCGCTGGATCCAGGACCGCGTCGAGGTCAGGCACGAGAAGCCGGAAGCAGCGGTACAGAAGTACATCCTTTCCAAGCTCAACGCGTCCGAGGCGTTCGAGACGTTCCTGCAGACCAAGTACGTCGGGCAGAAGCGGTTCTCGCTCGAAGGTGGCGAGACCGTCATCCCGCTGCTGGACACGGTGCTGGACAAGGCGGCCGAACACGAGCTCGACGAGGTCGTCATCGGCATGCCCCACCGAGGCAGGCTCAACGTCCTCGCCAACATCGTCGGCAAGCCGATATCGCAGATCTTCCAGGAGTTCGAGGGCAACCTCGACCCAGGTCAGGCGCACGGCTCCGGCGACGTCAAGTACCACCTCGGCGCGGAGGGCAAGTACTTCCGCATGTTCGGCGACGGTGAGACCAAGGTCTCGCTGACCGCCAACCCCTCGCACCTTGAGACCGTCGACCCCGTCCTCGAAGGCATCGTCAGGGCCAAGCAGGACATCCTCGACAAGGGCGACCGCGCTTCGGGCGGGTTCACCGTGCTGCCCGTTCTGCTGCACGGTGACGCGGCCTTCGCCGGTCAGGGTGTCGTCGCGGAGACGCTGAACCTCGCGCTGCTGCGCGGCTACCGCACCGGCGGCACCGTGCACGTGGTGATCAACAACCAGGTCGGCTTCACGACCGCGCCGGAGAACTCCCGCTCCTCGCAGTACGCCACCGACGTCGCGAAGATGATCGGCGCGCCGATCTTCCACGTCAACGGCGACGACCCCGAGGCCGCCTACTGGGTCGCCCGCCTCGCGGTCGAGTACCGGCAGGCGTTCAACAAGGACGTCGTGATCGACATGATCTGCTACCGCAGGCGGGGTCACAACGAGGGCGACGACCCCTCGATGACCCAGCCCGCGATGTACGACATCATCGACACCAAGCGCAGCGTCAGGAAGACCTACACCGAGTCGCTGATCGGCCGTGGGGACATCTCCATGGACGAGGCGGAGGCCGCGCTGCGGGACTTCTCCAGCCAGCTCGAACACGTCTTCAACGAGGTGCGCGAACTGGAGAAGCACCCGATCTCGCCGAGCCCTTCGGTCGAGGGTGAGCAGCAGGTTCCCGCCAAGGTTCCGACGGCGATCTCGCGCGAGGTCCTTGAGCGCGTCGGCGACGCGTTCATCAACGTTCCGGACGGCTTCACCCCGCACCCGAGGGTCAAGCCGGTGATGGAGCGGCGCGCGAAGATGTCCCGCGAGGGCGGCATCGACTGGGCGTTCGGCGAACTGCTGGCTTTCGGCTCGCTCGCCATCGAGGGCAGGCTCGTGCGGCTCTCCGGTCAGGACTCGCGAAGGGGCACCTTCACGCAGCGGCACTCCGTGCTCATCGACCGCAAGACCGGTCAGGAGTACTCGCCGCTGCAAAACCTGGCCGACGACCAGGGCAGGGTCATGATCTACGACTCGGCGCTTTCCGAGTACGCGGCCGTCGGCTTCGAGTACGGCTACTCGGTCGCCAACTCCGAGGCGCTCGTGATGTGGGAGGCGCAGTTCGGCGACTTCGTCAACGGCGCGCAGACGGTCATCGACGAGTACATCTCCTCCGGCGAGGCCAAGTGGGGCCAGCTCTCCGACGTCGTGCTGCTGCTGCCGCACGGCCACGAGGGACAGGGCCCCGACCACACGTCCGGCCGGATCGAGCGGTTCCTCCAGCTCTGCGCCGAGGGCTCGATGACGGTCGCCGTGCCGTCCACCCCAGCCAACTACTTCCACCTGCTGCGCAGGCACGCGCTCGACGGCGTCAACAGGCCGCTGATCGTCTTCACCCCGAAGCGGCTGCTTCGCGACAAGAACGTGAAGTCCACCGTCGAGGAGTTCACCGACCAGTCGAAGTTCCTCTCGGTGATCGACGACGCGCACCTCGACCCCGCCAAGGTGCGCAAGGTGCTGCTGACCTCGGGCAAGATGTACTGGGAGCTGCTGGTCGAGCGCGAGAAGCAGCAGATCGACGACGTCGCCATCGTGCGGGTCGAGCAGTACTACCCGTTGCCGAAGCGCAAGCTGACCGCGGCGATCGAGCGCTACACGGGCGCGAAGGAAATCGCCTGGGTTCAGGAGGAGCCGGAAAACCAGGGCGCGTGGCCGTTCTTCGGGCTGAACCTGCCGAGGAGGATGCCGGAGGTGTTCGGCGGGCTCCAGGTCTACGCACGGCGCCCGATGGCCGCGCCTTCGGCTGGTTCCTCGAAGGTCCACGAGGTCGAGCAGAAGGCGATCATCGCCAAGGCACTCGGCTGACGGCTTGACCGGACGGCCCCCGAACCCTTGGGTTCGGGGGCCGTCCGCTTTCAGCTGAGTCCGTTGTCCCGCAGGAAGTCCTCGGCGATGTCGAGCGGGTTACGCTTGCGCTCGGAGTACTGCACGTTCAACTCGGTCAGCTTGTCGGTGGTGAGCACGGCCGACAACGCGTCGAGCGCGTCGGATTCCCGTTGCGACAACGCCCCTTTCGCGACGAGCGGGACGATGTTCTGCGCGGGAAACATGTTCTTGTCGTCGTCGAGCGGGACGAACCCGTTGGCGCCGATCGTTGCCGAGGTGCTGAACAGGTCGGCGACCTGCACCTCGCCGGAACGCAGTGCCGCGACGGTGACCGGCCCTCCGGTGTCGGTGACGGTGATGGCCGCGAACTCGCAGTCGTACAGCTGCTTGATCTTGGCCTTCCACCGGTCTGCCCACTGGCCTGGACCGCCGAAGGTGAGCTGCTCGCACCGGGGCGCGAGGTCGGAGATGGTCCGGATCCCTTTGTCCGCGAGGTCTTCGCGCACCACGAGCACGTCGGTGTTCTGCGCGGGGGCCTGGTCGAGGACTTCGAACTGCTCCGGCAGCACCTTGCGCAGCTCGGTGTAGACCGCCTCAGGCGTCGTCGCCTCGTTGTCGTCGTCGAAGTAGCGCAGCAGATTTCCGCTGTAGTCGGGCACAAGGGTCAGTGAACGATCGCGCAACGCCTGCACGACGACCTCCCTGCCGCCGACCGGAGGCCGGACGGTCACGTTGTCCGCCCCCGCGTTGCGCAGCGCACCGGCGTAGATCTCGGCCAGCAGCAGGCTTTCCCCCACGTCGGAGGCTCCGATGACGATGTCGCCGCCCGCCCCGCCTTCCGCGCCGCCTTCGAGCGGGTTGCCGCACGCGGTCAGCAGCATCGCGAAAGCCAGCAGTGCCATGCCGATCCGGTTCCGGTTCGTCATGCGACCACCTCCTTGGCCGAGGGGCGGCGCGCCTTGACGGCGATCCGCACCCCTTTCGGAGTGAGCAGGCGCTGGCCGAACGCGAGTACCACGTCGAGCACGATCGCGAGCGCGGTGGTGAGCACGGCACCGGCCGCGACCTCGCCGTAGTCCAAAATGGCCAGACCGTCGAGCAGGAATCTGCCGAGACCACCGAGACCGACGTAGGCCGCGACGGCGGCGGTGGCGACGAGCTGGAGTACCGCGTTGCGGATGCCGCCGAGCAACAGCGGCAGCGAGATCGGTACCTCGACCTGCCACAGTCGTTGCATGCCACGCATTCCCATGCCTTCCGCGGCGTCGACGACATCGTCGGCTACCGCCTGGAGTCCCGCGTACGTGCCCGCGAGTATCGGCGGGATGGCGAGCACGACGAGACCGATGATCGCGGCCACGGTGCTCTTGGGGATCAGCAGGAAGAGGAACGTGACGAGGCCGAGCGTCGGCAGCGCGCGGATGGCGTTGCCCGAACCGACGAGAAGTGTCGCGCCGCGACCGGTGTGCCCGACGAAAAGACCGAGCGGAATCGCGATGATCGCCGCGAGCACCAGCGCGATTCCGACGTAGGCGCAGTGCTCGATGAGCCTGGCCGGCACGCCGTCGGCTCCCCGCCAGTTCGCCGGATCGGAAAACCAGTCGCCGATCTCGGAAATCATGCCGGTACCGCCCTTCGACCGGAAGCCGATGCCCGCTCCCACGGCGTCAACATCCTGCGCAGCAGTACGAGCAGCAGATCGACGACGAGCGCGAGCACGAGGGTCAGCACGATGCCGACGACGATCGGCGAGAAGTACTCGCGCTGAAAACCGTCCGTGAACAGCACGCCGAGTCCGCCGACCCCGATGAGCGCGCCGACGCTGACCAGGCTGATGTTGCTGACCGAGGCCACCCGCACTCCCGCGGTGAGCACGGGGACGGCGAGCGGGAGTTCCACCGCGAAAAACCGGCGGGCAGGCCGGTACCCCATGGCCGTCGCCGACGCGATCACCTGCTGCGGGACGGCTTCGAGCGCGTCGAGGGTCGGCCTGATCAGCAGAGCCGAGGTGTAGAGGGTCAACGCGACCACGACGTTGATGCTGTCGAGGATCTTCGTCCCGATGACGCTGGGGATGACGACGAACAACGCGAGCGAGGGAATCGTGTACACCACGTTGGCGAGGGCGAGCAGCACCCCGCGCATCGGCCGCCACGTTCTGCCCAGCCAGCACAGCACGATGGCGATGACGACTCCGACGACGAGCGGAACCAGCGCGAGATAACAGTGTTCGAGCAGGTCGCCGAGAATCTGGGCGCGGTTGTTCGCGCTGCCGAGAAAACTCCCCAGTTCGTCGAGGAAACTCATGCGCCGGTCCCCTCGCCGGAGGCACCCTCGATGACGTCGAGTACGTGCCGTGCGGTGACGACTCCCATCACGACACCGTCGTCACCGACGACGACCCCGAGCCCCGACGGCGAGGACAGCGCCGCGTCCAGCGCGCCCCGCACCGGCGTTCCCCACTCGTAGAGCGAACCGCCTGCCACCAGGTCGGCCTCGGTGAGATCGCCCTCCACAATGGAAAGTGGAGCGAGCCACCCCCGAGGCTGTCCCTCCTGGTTCACGGCGAGCTGCCAATAATTGCGTGGCGCCCCCGGCTTGCCACCGACCAGTGCCTGCGGCACCTTCTCCGGTTCGAGCCCGTCGGCCGGCAGGAAGGAAAGCCCCCGGTAGCCACGATCCTTGCCGACGAAACCCGACACGAAGTCGTCGACGGGATGGCGAAGAACGTCGGACGGCGTTCCGTATTGCGCGAGCCGTCCGCCGACCCTGAACACGGCTACCTTGTCGCCGAGCCGGATGGCCTCGTCGATGTCGTGGGTGACGAACACGATGGTCTTGCCGAGCCGGGACTGGAGCCGCAGCAACTCGGTCTGCAACCCTTCCCGCACAACGGGATCGACCGCCGAGAACGGTTCGTCCATCAGCAGAACAGGTGAATCGGCGGCGAGCGCGCGGGCGACCCCGACCCGCTGCTGCTGCCCGCCGGAAAGCTGGGCTGGGTACCGCTTGCCGAGTTCGGGAGGAAGGCCGACCGTTTCGAGGAGTTCCTTTGCCCTGCGCCTCGCTTTGCGGCGATCCCACCCTGACAACATCGGCACCGTCGCGATGTTGCTCAGCACCGTCCGATGTGGAAACAATCCGGCGCTCTGGATGACGTAGCCGATCCCTCTTCGCAGTACGGCGGCGTCCGAATCACGAACGTCCTCTTCGTCCAGCAGGATCGAACCGGACGTCGGTTCGATCATTCTGTTGATCATGCGAAGCGACGTCGTCTTGCCACACCCTGAGGGGCCGACCAGTACGGTGATCGTGCCGTCGTCGATCACCAGGTCGAGGTTGTCGACGGCGACGGTGCCGTCCGGGTACCTCTTGGTCACCCCGCGGAACTCGATTCCCATGCCGCTCCCCTCTAGACAGAGGCCGACGGTAACCGACCTGAGCTGCTGAGGCAGGACATTCACGCTGCCCGGATGGCGTGTCAAACCGGGCTCTAGGCTGACAGGGTGACTTCGGTGAGCCAGGCATTCGGCATTTCGGCACCCCCACTCAGGCTCGCGATCACCCTGTTGAGCAGTGGCTGGCGGGACCTCGACGAGCTGGTGAGCGCGACGGCCGCGCCGAGAAGGAGTGTCGAGGATCTGCTGACCGCGCTCGACGGTGACCTGGAAAAGGACGGCGCCGCGATGCGGTTGCGCGAGGACGCCGTCGACCGTTACCGGGAGCTGGCGACTCCACCGGCGGACCCCGGCGAGGAGGTCGCCGCGAAGCTGGCCGCGCTCGTCGAGGACGTACCGGCCGCGCTGCCCGCGCTCGACCACGTCCAGGCGACCCCGGACACCGCGCTGCGCAGGGCGAGCTGGCTCGCCGAGCAGTACGACCTTCGCTCGGCCAGGCTGCTTTTCCTCGGCGACCACGATCTGACCTCACTCGCGGTCAGAGCCGTCGCCCCCTCGGCGCACCTGACGGTCGTCGACGTCGACGACCGGGTGCTCGAATACATCGACCGGCACGGTGACCGAAGCATCCGCACGGTGCACGCCGATCTCCGGTTCGGGCTCCCGCTCGCGGTGGCAGGCAGCTCCGACGTTGTGTTCAGCGATCCGCCCTACACCAGGGAAGGCATGGGATTGTTCGCCTCGCGCGGCATCGAATGCCTCGCCGAACCACAACAGGGACGGCTCGTGCTTGCCTATGGCTACAGCGTCCGGCATCCAGCGCTCGGCCACCAGGTGCAGCTGGCGCTCACCGCGCTGGGCCTCACCTTCGAGGCGATCATCCCGAACTTCAACCGCTACACCGGCGCGCAGGCGATCGGAAGCGCGGCCGATCTCTACGTATGCCAGCCGACTGCCCGCTCGGGCAAGCAGGGCAAGGTAGCGAAACAGCGGAAGGGGCAGCGGCCCGGCATCTACACCCACGGCCCGCAGTCGGTCGAAGCGCGCGAGACACCGGCGGCACTGCGCGAGGCGTTGCTCGGCCGCGCATCGGAAACCGGGCTGCCGGTCGAGGAACGCGGTATCGACTGGACCACGCCTTCGCCGGTGCCGGAAGGCACGGCGGTCGCGATCGACCTCAGCGCCGACCCTGGGCCGTGGTTGCTCAGGGTCCTGCTCGGCTTCAACGCGACCCGCCTCGCGCTGCTGCTGCCCAACGCGCACCCCGATCTCGGCAACGCGAAAGCTCAGGCCGCCCTCACCGAGTTGGTCGCCGGCAAGTACCGGCTCACCCTCCGCCGGAGTACGCCCGACAACAAGCACGCGATCGTGGTCGCCGACGCGATACCGGCCGGAGACGAGAAACCGGCCGTGCACACGGTGTTCTCCCGCGCGCACGGCCGGCTCGGCAATCTCTGGCAGCAAGCTCCCTCCGACATCGCGGGGCTACGGCTCGTGGACCTGCCGAGGCACCGGATCGCGGAGGTTCAGGCCGCGCTCAGGCGGTGACCCCGTCCGAGGCGGCAGCCTTGGCGACGGCGGTGGCCACCTCGACGGCCACCGCCGGGTCGAGCGGGCTCGGCACGATGTGATCGACGGCGAGCTTGTCGGCGGCGACAGCGGCGATCGCGTCGGCAGCGGCCAGCTTCATGTTCTCCGTGATCGACCTCGCACCCGAGTCGAGCGCGCCCCGGAAGACGCCGGGAAAGGCGAGCACGTTGTTGATCTGGTTGGGGAAGTCGCTGCGTCCCGTCGCCACGACCGAGGCGTATTTCGCCGCGATCTCGGGGTGCAGCTCGGGGTCCGGGTTGGACAGTGCGAAGAAGATCGAGTTGTCCGCCATGCCTTCGAGCAGGCTTTCCTCGACCGTCGATCCGGAAAGCCCGACGAAGACGTCGGCTCCCTTGAGCGCTTCGGCGAGCCCACCGGTGAGACCACTCGTGTTGGTGGTCTCCGCGAGCCGCGCCTTGACCGGGTTGAGCCCGTCCCTTCCCGCGTGGATGATGCCCTTCGAGTCGAGGACCGTCACGTCACCGACACCAGCGGCCTTGAGGATCTTCGCGCACGCCACGCCTGCCGCTCCGGCGCCGGAGATGACGACGCGCTCGTCGCCGATCGCCTTGTCCAGCACCATGTTCGCGCCACGCAGCGCGGCGAGCACCACGATCGCGGTGCCGTGCTGGTCGTCGTGCATGACCGGACAGTCGAGCGCTTCCTTGAGCTTGTCCTCAAGTTCGAAGCACCGGGGCGCCGAAATGTCTTCGAGGTTGACCGCGCCGAACGAGGGCCGAAGCCGAACGAGAGTCTCGACGATCTCGTCGACGTCGGTGGTGTCGAGCACGAGCGGGATCGAGTTCAGGTCGGCGAAGGTCTTGAAAAGAACCGACTTGCCCTCCATCACCGGCAGCGAGGCGCTCGCGCCGATGTCGCCGAGCCCGAGTACCGCGGTTCCGTCGCTGACCACGGCGACGAGCCGGTCGGCCCAGGTGTAGCGCGCGGCACGGGAGTTGTCCTCCGCGATCGCACGGCTCACCTTCGCCACGCCCGGCGTGTAGGCGATGGAAAGGTCACGCGCCTCGGTGATGGGGCGAGTGGCGGCCACCGAGAGCTTGCCGCCCTCATGACCGGTGAAGATCTCTTCGTCGCTCACCTGAGCTTGGGACACGTCAATCTCCAGGCAGAGTAAGGAATCCAGGGGTCACCGCGCTCGGTGTCCCCAGTTGCGTTGGGCTCCTCAAACACGACATACCAACGCTGTAGCGCTGACCGTCGGCGAGGCGTCCGTCGAGGCCCGTGGTCGAGGCTGTTGCCGCGGACGCGGCGGTTCGACCAGTGTGACAGGCAAGCGGGGTGGTTTGCGTGCGGGGTGCGGTTGAGATCACAGATTTCGCCGAATTTCGCCTGGTCACAGGGCCAATAGCAAGACGACCGTCCGGCTTGGGATTGCCGTGCGCGGCGGTACTAAGCTGCTCCACCATGGATGTCCGCGAGCTCGCCGTTTCCGACTCCTACGAGTTCACCCCGCGCGTTTTCCCTGATGAGCGTGGGATTTTCGTGGCGCCGTTCCAAGAGCGGACCTTTGTCGAGACGGTCGGTCATCCGTTGCGGCTCGCGCAGACCAACCACAGCGTTTCCCGCAGGGGAACGATTCGAGGGATTCATTTCGCCGACACGCCTCCAGGACAGGCGAAGTACGTCTACTGCCCACGTGGCGCACTTCTCGATGTGATCGTCGACATCCGCGTGGGCTCACCCACATTCGGGCGGTGGGATTCGGTCGTACTGGACAGCACGAGCTATCGCGCGGTGTACGTGGCGGAAGGACTCGGCCATGGGTTCATCGCGCTCGAAGACGACACCGTCATGGCCTACGCGTGTTCGACGGGGTACAACCCCGGAGCCGAACACGGCATCACCCCGATCGACCCCGCCCTCGGCCTGCCGTGGCCCGCCGACCTCACTCCCATTCTGTCCGAAAAGGACACCAAGGCGCCGACGCTCGCTGAGGCGAAGGAAGCCGGGCTGCTGCCTTCCTACGAGGCGTGCGCCGCGCACTACGCCGCGCTGCGCGCCACCGCCTGAATCACAGGTCCTCCGCGAGAATCCGGTCCATGTTGCGCTCGGCGAGCGCGGTGATCGTCACGAACGGATTCACCCCGGTGCTGCCCGGAATGAGCGAGCCGTCGGTGACGTAGAGGTTCGGGTAGCCGCGCACCCTTCCGTAGTTGTCGGTCGCCTCGCCGAGCACGAGCCCGCCGAGCGGGTGGTAGGTGAAACGGTTCTCGAACTTGCGGGTGTCGCCGAAGAGATCGGACCGGTAGATGGTGCGGTTCGCCCTGTTGACGCGGTCGAAGAGAGCCTTCGCCGAGTCGATGGATCCCTGCCCCTGTTCGGCACGCCACCGCAGTCTCGCCGAGTCGGTGGCGTGGTCGTAGGTGAAGTGCCCTCGCTCGGGGTTCTTCGTGATGGCGAGGTAGAGGCTCGCCCACAGTTCGACGCCTGCCGGCATGGGAGCGATCTCGGCGAAAACGGGGTGGACCGGGTCGTCCCACGCGTCGATGCCGAGCGCGGGCATCCCCGACTGCAACGCGCCGGTCAGGTCCCACACGTGATTGGCCCTGCCGAGCATCACGTTGCCGTTGGTGCCCCAGCCCTGCCCGACCTCCGCGCCGAGGTCGGGCAGGGTTCCGGTATCCCTGGCGCGAAGCAGTAGTTCGGTCGAGCCGAGGCTGCCCGCACCGAGGAAGAGGTACCTGGTGGCGAGCTCGGTCGTCGCGGTGACGCCGCCCGTGTCGTCGAGCCGGTCGACGGTCAGC comes from the Prauserella marina genome and includes:
- a CDS encoding NAD(P)-dependent malic enzyme, encoding MSQAQVSDEEIFTGHEGGKLSVAATRPITEARDLSIAYTPGVAKVSRAIAEDNSRAARYTWADRLVAVVSDGTAVLGLGDIGASASLPVMEGKSVLFKTFADLNSIPLVLDTTDVDEIVETLVRLRPSFGAVNLEDISAPRCFELEDKLKEALDCPVMHDDQHGTAIVVLAALRGANMVLDKAIGDERVVISGAGAAGVACAKILKAAGVGDVTVLDSKGIIHAGRDGLNPVKARLAETTNTSGLTGGLAEALKGADVFVGLSGSTVEESLLEGMADNSIFFALSNPDPELHPEIAAKYASVVATGRSDFPNQINNVLAFPGVFRGALDSGARSITENMKLAAADAIAAVAADKLAVDHIVPSPLDPAVAVEVATAVAKAAASDGVTA
- the rfbC gene encoding dTDP-4-dehydrorhamnose 3,5-epimerase — translated: MDVRELAVSDSYEFTPRVFPDERGIFVAPFQERTFVETVGHPLRLAQTNHSVSRRGTIRGIHFADTPPGQAKYVYCPRGALLDVIVDIRVGSPTFGRWDSVVLDSTSYRAVYVAEGLGHGFIALEDDTVMAYACSTGYNPGAEHGITPIDPALGLPWPADLTPILSEKDTKAPTLAEAKEAGLLPSYEACAAHYAALRATA
- a CDS encoding bis-aminopropyl spermidine synthase family protein, whose amino-acid sequence is MTSVSQAFGISAPPLRLAITLLSSGWRDLDELVSATAAPRRSVEDLLTALDGDLEKDGAAMRLREDAVDRYRELATPPADPGEEVAAKLAALVEDVPAALPALDHVQATPDTALRRASWLAEQYDLRSARLLFLGDHDLTSLAVRAVAPSAHLTVVDVDDRVLEYIDRHGDRSIRTVHADLRFGLPLAVAGSSDVVFSDPPYTREGMGLFASRGIECLAEPQQGRLVLAYGYSVRHPALGHQVQLALTALGLTFEAIIPNFNRYTGAQAIGSAADLYVCQPTARSGKQGKVAKQRKGQRPGIYTHGPQSVEARETPAALREALLGRASETGLPVEERGIDWTTPSPVPEGTAVAIDLSADPGPWLLRVLLGFNATRLALLLPNAHPDLGNAKAQAALTELVAGKYRLTLRRSTPDNKHAIVVADAIPAGDEKPAVHTVFSRAHGRLGNLWQQAPSDIAGLRLVDLPRHRIAEVQAALRR